One window of Populus nigra chromosome 5, ddPopNigr1.1, whole genome shotgun sequence genomic DNA carries:
- the LOC133693735 gene encoding uncharacterized protein LOC133693735, with product MGALGPVSPWMPGDDVLLRNSIEAGASLESLAKGVVQFSRKFTVREIQDRWYSLLYDPVVSAEAAFHMTEFERSTSTLPSKYSRAGNSKENKYFSGKRKTESVHSCYYALRKRICSEPFNSMDLSFLVGPNNSNYAGNEYEQLSGQCTLGDPVTNHFVHQESNLDIMHHAFPEIMDGDPAHAFDTQFQNTFQEDYPMEQDNIHEHIPRILGEDLSNTESRTVVREFSQQLPVNDDLVHGCSNFDGKEVLQSPVPDRGSSFHNLEYPSPLHEMPMWRMDEVISAPYIPNNLRLCDKDLHPGDPFSLLDDGDIKNRCLTEYDDLHEDSKLKMEMLTDVPQNSSHSTEDFLAELTNYLSNDEEGSGVDVDGKDFSTDPYIACLNTILLSSPNSENENHMLSVTEPESSTSADCLKNHSGMCPGNLWEDRGSHYSVDVVCNSEMQFVSSTSVLDPHPEVKDGVICCVLNSEDTEIPCNGDILFPTEWHPSSAASLASRSSQDAGKPNSLLVKELISNKKGGVPVVVHRDLDNPRQPRASSQMTRLQVMPERGLLHPAGDHILKFELPSSEATHRGGAGFASGGSTQFNSAGTEMETLVPATVKEETTETPLAKHMSHDSAESLTEKLDFVSDCFTYPQTNVSAVKQAEDAPVGVQNHQASHTKVGSSDIAASELVENHSISDPAEPPIQSDDDVPYFSDIEAMILDMDLDPQDQDLYCSEEVSRYQHEDMKRAIIRLEQGARSYMQRSIASHGAFAVMYGRHSKHYIKKPEVLLGRATEDVTVDIDLGREGRANKISRRQATINLDKIGSFYLKNLGKCSLSVNDKEIAPGQSLGLSSGCLIEIRGMPFIFEINQTCVKQYLAQKNQTQEHLV from the exons ATGGGAGCTCTTGGCCCTGTCTCTCCTTGGATGCCAGGGGATGACGTTTTGTTGAGAAATTCTAtcgag GCTGGTGCTTCCTTGGAATCGCTGGCAAAAGGTGTGGTGCAATTTTCTCGAAAATTCACTGTTCGAGAAATACAAGATCGATGGTATTCTCTCCTTTATGATCCAGTTGTTTCTGCTGAGGCTGCTTTTCACATGACTGAGTTTGAGCGTTCTACTTCAACTCTTCCGTCAAAATACAGCAGAGCtggaaattcaaaagaaaataaatatttttcagggAAGAGGAAAACTGAAAGTGTTCATAGTTGTTACTATGCTCTGCGTAAAAGAATTTGCAGCGAACCATTTAACTCCATGGATTTGAGTTTTCTTGTTGGCCCCAATAATAGCAATTATGCTGGCAATGAATATGAGCAGTTATCCGGACAATGCACGCTTGGAGATCCAGTTACAAATCACTTTGTTCATCAGGAATCTAATTTAGACATCATGCATCATGCTTTTCCAGAAATTATGGATGGTGATCCTGCCCATGCCTTTGATACTCAATTCCAGAATACATTTCAAGAAGACTATCCAATGGAGCAAGACAATATACATGAACACATTCCCCGTATACTTGGAGAGGATCTGTCTAACACTGAAAGCAGAACCGTGGTTAGGGAATTCAGTCAACAATTGCCAGTGAATGATGATCTAGTACATGGGTGCTCCAACTTTGATGGAAAGGAAGTCCTTCAGTCACCAGTTCCAGATCGCGGCTCGTCATTTCACAATTTGGAGTACCCATCTCCACTTCATGAGATGCCAATGTGGAGAATGGATGAAGTGATTTCAGCGCCTTATATTCCAAATAATCTTAGATTATGTGACAAAGATCTGCACCCGGGAGATCCCTTTTCACTTCTTGATGATGGTGATATTAAGAATAGATGTTTGACAGAATATGATGATCTCCATGAAGACTCAAAGTTAAAAATGGAAATGCTGACTGATGTGCCACAAAATTCTTCTCACAGTACAGAAGATTTTCTGGCTGAACTTACCAATTATTTGTCTAATGATGAGGAAGGGTCAGGTGTGGATGTTGATGGAAAAGATTTCAGCACTGATCCTTACATTGCTTGTCTCAATACAATTTTATTGAGTTCACCTAATAGTGAAAATGAAAATCACATGCTCAGTGTAACTGAACCAGAATCATCAACATCAGCAGACTGTCTAAAAAATCACTCTGGTATGTGTCCTGGAAACTTATGGGAGGATAGAGGGTCACACTACAGTGTTGATGTAGTTTGTAATTCTGAGATGCAGTTTGTTTCATCTACATCAGTTCTAGACCCTCATCCTGAGGTGAAAGATGGGGTTATTTGCTGTGTGCTAAACTCCGAGGACACAGAGATCCCATGCAATGGTGATATACTCTTCCCCACTGAGTGGCACCCAAGTTCAGCTGCCTCCTTAGCATCAAGAAGTTCTCAAGATGCTGGCAAACCAAATTCTTTACTTGTTAAGGAattaataagtaataaaaaaggTGGAGTTCCAGTAGTGGTGCATAGGGATCTAGATAATCCTAGACAACCACGCGCATCTTCTCAGATGACCAGATTACAGGTGATGCCAGAGCGTGGTCTACTCCATCCTGCAGGTGatcatattttgaaatttgagttGCCCAGCAGTGAAGCCACTCACAGGGGTGGTGCTGGTTTTGCTTCTGGTGGTTCAACTCAATTTAATTCAGCAGGCACTGAGATGGAAACTCTTGTTCCTGCTACAGTGAAGGAAGAAACTACAGAAACCCCACTGGCGAAGCATATGAGTCATGATTCAGCAGAATCTTTAACAGAGAAACTGGATTTCGTTTCTGATTGCTTTACATATCCCCAGACAAATGTGTCTGCTGTTAAACAGGCAGAAGATGCTCCAGTTGGAGTTCAAAATCATCAAGCATCACATACGAAAGTGGGCTCTTCAGATATTGCTGCTTCAGAACTAGTGGAAAACCATTCAATATCAGATCCAGCTGAGCCACCTATCCAGAGTGATGATGATGTACCGTATTTTTCAGACATTGAAGCAATG ATACTTGATATGGACTTAGATCCACAGGACCAGGATTTGTATTGCAGTGAGGAAG TCTCAAGATATCAGCATGAGGACATGAAGAGAGCAATCATAAGGCTGGAGCAGGGTGCTCGTTCGTATATGCAAAGATCCATTGCATCTCATGGAGCATTTGCAGTTATGTATGGTCGCCATTCAAAACATTATATTAAGAAGCCTGAG GTATTACTTGGTAGAGCAACAGAAGATGTTACTGTCGACATTGACTTGGGAAGGGAAGGCCGTGCTAATAAAATATCTCGACGGCAG gCCACTATAAATTTGGACAAAATTGGATCTTTTTATCTGAAAAACCTTGGCAAGT